In Bradyrhizobium sp. 1(2017), one DNA window encodes the following:
- the fdhD gene encoding formate dehydrogenase accessory sulfurtransferase FdhD, with amino-acid sequence MMKMDKTPVPLIVPDTDDPRLTQSVIGTDQTGARVEIKVPMERPLTLYLNSQEIVTMMTIGDYPEYLALGYLLNQNMLKYNDVVTEVEYDDDLQVVVVRTSHHTNFEAKLKKRTQTSGCAQGTAFGDLLEAVESVALPKAELRTSWLYQMTQTINTMPSLYLEAGAIHGCVLCKEGAPLCYTEDVGRHNAVDKIAGWMYRHGVDASDKILYTTGRLTSEMVIKTVRMGIPILVSRSGFTAWGVDLARQVGLTLVGRTRGKRFIVLAGEERIVYDQDLAYVEEESAKHKRKGEGGDD; translated from the coding sequence GCGTGATCGGGACCGACCAGACCGGCGCCAGGGTCGAGATCAAGGTCCCGATGGAGCGGCCACTGACGCTCTACCTGAATTCGCAGGAGATCGTCACCATGATGACGATCGGCGACTATCCGGAATATCTGGCGCTCGGCTATCTGCTGAACCAGAACATGCTGAAATACAATGACGTGGTCACCGAGGTCGAATACGACGACGATCTCCAGGTCGTCGTCGTCCGCACCTCGCACCACACCAATTTCGAGGCCAAGCTGAAGAAGCGCACGCAGACCTCGGGCTGTGCGCAAGGCACCGCCTTCGGCGACCTCCTGGAGGCGGTCGAGAGCGTCGCGCTGCCGAAAGCGGAGCTGCGCACCTCGTGGCTCTACCAGATGACGCAAACCATCAACACCATGCCCTCGCTTTACCTGGAGGCCGGCGCCATCCATGGCTGCGTGCTGTGCAAGGAGGGCGCGCCGCTCTGCTATACCGAAGACGTCGGCCGCCACAACGCCGTCGACAAGATCGCGGGCTGGATGTATCGCCACGGCGTCGACGCATCCGATAAGATCCTCTACACCACGGGGCGCCTCACGTCGGAAATGGTGATCAAGACCGTGCGCATGGGCATTCCGATCCTGGTATCGCGCTCTGGCTTCACCGCCTGGGGCGTCGATCTCGCAAGGCAGGTCGGGCTGACGCTGGTCGGCCGCACCCGCGGCAAGCGCTTCATCGTGCTCGCGGGCGAAGAACGCATCGTCTACGACCAGGACCTCGCCTATGTCGAGGAGGAATCGGCCAAGCACAAGCGCAAGGGTGAAGGTGGTGACGACTAG